The following are encoded together in the Corticium candelabrum chromosome 1, ooCorCand1.1, whole genome shotgun sequence genome:
- the LOC134196315 gene encoding NXPE family member 3-like, which produces MLSNIRLSMFLLTVSSLVVIIVMAKFFESTLFHQPIFEGRTVYVNDHREIVYPDWLLPRRQTIPGSFENSRAETRDLTSAATSSSWRVLTSEIVVGRPFNVILTSRDWQGNVKREGGDYYRAVLYGNAGNDTDPKPLSTLGEVTDLLNGSYLITFVPAWSGRADIRVELWLASNTVTSVKSAVKPNYIFLCVFNDDYGIRADYLGPHSRQSVMQILEDEHEYEDGRASGLALVCYMSWYGIRYGDVSNKKSSCRMKFPASYKQRWHGTCVGPRSLGLSGNCGSLKWCVYHNSMAGSNARQKYIASLETGPVYGDVDSVTVSEAVYDYWTTFGSRACRPRAVVRAQGYWFGTEWINSQCSFYCNSKKEWWRCLSNRELYFIGDSTIRQLHFLLLSSLGIAIPKSQYVPEELENMYLEYYNATIRFRMHGPPLLTSMTINFNLATFSADVIDQIPGNGNEILVLSCVHHFISMSPKGFEMRLQQIIDAIRRLKKRRMGRAIPIVVRTANFREFDSLRVNCYRVKWYNEILARAFVNANLGVVVYDVFDMTAAGRYPHLVHQPKYVMSAEMSHILSLVCYKRFRHR; this is translated from the coding sequence ATGCTCTCCAACATTCGTCTCtcaatgtttctgttgacagTTTCAAGTTTGGTAGTAATCATTGTTATGGCTAAATTTTTTGAATCAACCTTGTTTCACCAACCGATATTTGAAGGGCGGACTGTTTACGTGAATGACCACAGGGAAATCGTCTACCCAGACTGGTTGTTGCCCAGAAGGCAAACCATACCAGGTTCTTTTGAAAATAGTCGAGCAGAGACAAGAGACCTCACGTCTGCTGCTACATCGTCGTCGTGGCGTGTTTTGACCAGTGAGATTGTTGTAGGCAGACCTTTTAACGTCATTTTAACCTCTCGTGATTGGCAAGGAAATGTCAAGAGAGAGGGTGGAGATTACTATCGTGCTGTTTTATATGGAAACGCCGGCAATGACACCGACCCGAAGCCACTGAGCACTCTGGGAGAAGTGACTGATCTTTTGAATGGATCCTATCTTATCACATTTGTACCGGCCTGGAGCGGACGAGCTGATATTAGGGTTGAGTTGTGGTTGGCAAGCAACACTGTAACGTCTGTGAAGAGCGCTGTAAAGCCCAACTACattttcttgtgtgttttCAATGACGACTATGGCATCAGGGCTGACTATCTCGGTCCGCATAGTCGACAAAGTGTCATGCAGATACTGGAAGACGAGCATGAGTACGAGGACGGGAGAGCGAGTGGTTTGGCATTAGTATGTTACATGTCATGGTATGGTATTCGATATGGAGACGTCAGTAACAAGAAGTCATCGTGCCGCATGAAGTTTCCTGCGAGTTATAAACAGCGCTGGCACGGAACTTGTGTTGGTCCTCGCTCTCTCGGTTTGTCTGGGAATTGTGGCTCCCTCAAGTGGTGTGTTTATCATAATAGCATGGCAGGAAGCAATGCTCGTCAAAAGTACATTGCCAGTCTTGAAACGGGTCCCGTATATGGCGACGTCGACTCGGTGACAGTTTCGGAGGCAGTATACGACTACTGGACCACTTTTGGTAGTAGGGCATGTCGACCACGGGCGGTAGTCCGAGCACAGGGCTATTGGTTCGGTACGGAATGGATCAATAGTCAGTGCTCTTTCTATTGCAACAGCAAGAAGGAATGGTGGAGATGTTTATCAAACAGAGAGCTCTACTTTATTGGCGATTCCACTATCAGACAGCTTCACTTTCTACTTTTATCAAGCTTGGGCATAGCCATTCCAAAATCTCAGTATGTCCCGGAAGAATTGGAGAACATGTACTTAGAGTATTACAATGCCACGATTCGGTTCAGAATGCATGGTCCCCCTTTGTTGACGTCAATGACCATCAACTTTAATTTGGCCACCTTCTCAGCTGATGTCATCGACCAAATTCCAGGAAACGGAAACGAGATTTTGGTCTTGAGTTGCGTCCATCATTTTATTTCGATGTCTCCTAAAGGATTTGAAATGCGCTTGCAGCAGATCATCGACGCCATACGTCGcttgaagaagagaagaatgGGCAGAGCGATTCCAATCGTCGTTCGCACCGCCAATTTCCGAGAATTTGATTCATTGCGAGTTAACTGTTATCGCGTCAAGTGGTACAATGAGATTTTAGCTAGAGCGTTTGTGAACGCAAATCTCGGCGTCGTTGTCTATGACGTGTTTGATATGACTGCAGCTGGTCGATACCCTCATTTGGTTCATCAACCCAAGTACGTCATGTCTGCGGAGATGTCCCACATTCTCAGCTTGGTCTGTTACAAAAGGTTTAGACACAGATGA